A genomic stretch from Streptomyces venezuelae ATCC 10712 includes:
- a CDS encoding LCP family protein, with protein sequence MNDWPEDGGYGRGSANSQPEGPRRMSHVQRPQVPQQPPRHDQGFNQGSQGYNPNFTQAQNAGYDSGYSSGQVYGGPQGGGRGTVPPQYAPGPGAGGPGRPAPDWRKRIKIGSIVLVVAVAAWGIGTYAWASSQMRNEVDLSKVIERPAEGDCTTYLIVGSDSREGMSAEEKKKLHTGSAEGKRTDSMMILAACSSGNTMVSLPRDSWVTIPSFVGSESGKSFPARGGSKLNAAYAMDGPELLVRTVEFNTGLRIDHYAEIGFAGFANIVDALGGVELNIEKGFKDKKSGANFQAGTQTLNGEQALAFVRTRYAFAESDLQRTKNQQKFLSALANQAATPGTILNPFALYPTLGAGLDTLIVDKDMSLYDLGKMFFAMKGVNSGDGKSMNMPLAGSAPQGSLKWDMPKVKQLVQQIQNDEKVTVESNR encoded by the coding sequence ATGAATGACTGGCCCGAAGACGGCGGCTACGGCCGTGGCAGCGCGAACTCCCAGCCCGAGGGACCTCGCCGGATGAGCCATGTGCAGCGTCCGCAGGTTCCGCAGCAGCCGCCTCGGCACGACCAGGGCTTCAACCAGGGCAGCCAGGGCTACAACCCGAACTTCACCCAGGCCCAGAACGCGGGTTACGACTCCGGTTACAGCTCGGGCCAGGTCTACGGCGGCCCGCAGGGCGGCGGCCGCGGCACCGTGCCTCCGCAGTACGCCCCGGGCCCCGGCGCCGGCGGTCCCGGGCGCCCCGCCCCGGACTGGCGCAAGCGCATCAAGATCGGCTCGATCGTCCTCGTGGTCGCCGTCGCCGCCTGGGGCATCGGCACCTACGCCTGGGCCAGCTCGCAGATGCGCAACGAGGTCGACCTCTCCAAGGTCATCGAGCGCCCGGCGGAGGGCGACTGCACGACGTACCTGATCGTCGGTTCCGACAGCCGTGAGGGCATGTCGGCCGAGGAGAAGAAGAAGCTGCACACCGGTTCCGCCGAGGGCAAGCGGACCGACTCGATGATGATCCTCGCGGCCTGCTCCAGCGGGAACACGATGGTCTCGCTCCCCCGTGACTCCTGGGTGACGATCCCCAGCTTCGTGGGCTCCGAGTCCGGCAAGTCGTTCCCGGCGCGCGGCGGCTCCAAGCTGAACGCCGCGTACGCGATGGACGGCCCCGAGCTGCTCGTGCGCACCGTCGAGTTCAACACCGGGCTGCGCATCGACCACTACGCCGAGATCGGCTTCGCCGGCTTCGCGAACATCGTCGACGCGCTCGGCGGCGTCGAGCTGAACATCGAGAAGGGCTTCAAGGACAAGAAGTCCGGCGCGAACTTCCAGGCCGGTACGCAGACCCTCAACGGCGAGCAGGCCCTGGCCTTCGTCCGGACCCGGTACGCCTTCGCCGAGTCGGACCTGCAGCGGACGAAGAACCAGCAGAAGTTCCTCTCCGCGCTGGCCAACCAGGCGGCGACACCGGGCACGATCCTCAACCCGTTCGCGCTGTACCCGACGCTGGGCGCCGGTCTGGACACGCTGATCGTGGACAAGGACATGTCGCTGTACGACCTCGGCAAGATGTTCTTCGCCATGAAGGGCGTCAACAGCGGTGACGGCAAGTCGATGAACATGCCGCTCGCGGGCAGCGCGCCGCAGGGCTCCCTCAAGTGGGACATGCCGAAGGTGAAGCAGCTGGTGCAGCAGATCCAGAACGACGAGAAGGTCACCGTCGAGTCGAACCGCTGA
- a CDS encoding glycosyltransferase family 2 protein, which translates to MNATPPVSVIMPVLNEERYLRTSVRHILEQEYDGEMEVVIALGPSTDRTDEIAAELVRETASDPRARVKTVPNPTGRTPAALNAAIKASRHPIVVRVDGHGMLSPNYIATAVRLLEETGAQNVGGVMHAEGENAWEDAVAAAMTSKIGVGNAAFHTGGEAGPAETVYLGVFRREALEQQDGYNVEFIRAQDWELNFRIREAGGLIWFSPELRVQYRPRPSVKALAKQYKDYGRWRHVVARYHQGSINLRYLAPPTAVCAIAAGLLVGAFLTPLGFVIPAGYLAAITAGSLPAGKGLSLKARLQIPVALATMHMSWGYGFLTSPRSLAKRVIASRRPAVRTGESETV; encoded by the coding sequence ATGAACGCCACGCCCCCCGTCTCCGTGATCATGCCGGTCCTCAACGAGGAGCGGTATCTGCGCACCTCCGTTCGTCACATCCTGGAGCAGGAGTACGACGGCGAGATGGAGGTGGTGATCGCGCTCGGGCCGTCCACGGACCGCACCGACGAGATCGCCGCCGAACTCGTCCGCGAGACCGCGTCCGATCCCCGTGCCCGCGTCAAGACCGTGCCGAACCCCACGGGCCGCACGCCCGCCGCGCTCAACGCGGCGATCAAGGCCTCGCGTCACCCGATCGTGGTGCGCGTGGACGGCCACGGCATGCTCTCCCCGAACTACATCGCCACCGCCGTCCGGCTCCTGGAGGAGACCGGCGCGCAGAACGTCGGCGGTGTCATGCACGCCGAGGGCGAGAACGCCTGGGAGGACGCCGTCGCCGCCGCGATGACCTCGAAGATCGGCGTCGGCAACGCCGCCTTCCACACGGGCGGCGAGGCGGGCCCGGCGGAGACCGTGTACCTGGGTGTCTTCCGGCGCGAGGCGCTGGAGCAGCAGGACGGGTACAACGTGGAGTTCATCCGCGCCCAGGACTGGGAGCTGAACTTCCGCATCCGCGAGGCCGGCGGCCTGATCTGGTTCTCGCCCGAGTTGCGCGTCCAGTACCGCCCGCGGCCCTCCGTGAAGGCGCTCGCCAAGCAGTACAAGGACTACGGCCGCTGGCGCCATGTGGTGGCCCGCTACCACCAGGGCTCCATCAACCTCCGCTACCTGGCCCCGCCGACCGCCGTGTGCGCCATCGCCGCGGGTCTGCTCGTGGGCGCCTTCCTCACCCCGCTCGGCTTCGTGATCCCGGCCGGCTACCTCGCCGCGATCACGGCCGGCTCGCTCCCGGCGGGCAAGGGCCTCTCGCTCAAGGCCCGGCTGCAGATCCCGGTGGCGCTCGCGACGATGCACATGTCGTGGGGGTACGGCTTCCTGACGAGCCCCCGTTCGCTGGCGAAGCGGGTCATCGCCAGCCGCCGCCCGGCGGTGCGGACCGGCGAGTCCGAGACGGTCTGA
- a CDS encoding LCP family protein — protein sequence MTDRAGTPAEPDPPAAEGTAPGGTPEQPRRRHWLRWTALGVSVVVLAAAGAGWWFYRKLDGNITTDTTAADELRRYEKERPPANVSAARNILLIGSDTRAGEENRKYGKDVGTQRSDTTILLHLAAGKKSATAVSLPRDLMVTLPSCRKADGTRTREQFAQFNWAFEFGGTACTIRTVEKLTGIRVDHHMVIDFRGFKKMVDAVDGVEVCLKEPVDDPAAKLKLPAGRQTLHGEQALGFVRARKSLGNGSDTERMDRQQQFLGALVNKVQSDGVLLNPTKLYPVLDAATKAITTDPGLDSLRDLYDLARSMRAIPTEKVQFLTVPRRPYAYNANRDELVQPAASQLFKQLREDRPVAVTPDVEKDSGGGGADGKPDDADTPTPSVTPTFTGRNAAEGVCS from the coding sequence GTGACGGACCGCGCGGGCACGCCCGCCGAACCGGATCCCCCGGCAGCGGAGGGCACGGCTCCCGGGGGGACTCCGGAGCAGCCGCGCCGGCGGCACTGGCTGCGCTGGACCGCGCTCGGCGTCTCGGTCGTGGTGCTGGCCGCGGCCGGGGCCGGCTGGTGGTTCTACCGGAAGCTGGACGGCAACATCACCACGGACACGACCGCCGCCGACGAGCTCCGCAGGTACGAGAAGGAGCGGCCGCCGGCCAACGTCTCGGCGGCCCGGAACATCCTGCTCATCGGCTCGGACACCCGGGCCGGTGAGGAGAACCGCAAGTACGGCAAGGACGTGGGCACCCAGCGTTCCGACACGACGATCCTGCTGCACCTGGCGGCGGGGAAGAAGAGCGCGACCGCGGTCTCCCTCCCCCGCGACCTGATGGTGACGTTGCCGAGCTGCCGCAAGGCGGACGGGACCCGTACGCGGGAGCAGTTCGCGCAGTTCAACTGGGCGTTCGAGTTCGGTGGTACGGCGTGCACGATCCGTACCGTCGAGAAGCTGACCGGGATCAGGGTGGACCACCACATGGTGATCGACTTCCGGGGCTTCAAGAAGATGGTGGACGCCGTCGACGGCGTGGAGGTCTGTCTGAAGGAGCCGGTGGACGATCCCGCCGCGAAGCTGAAGCTGCCCGCGGGGCGCCAGACCCTGCACGGGGAGCAGGCCCTCGGTTTCGTACGGGCCAGGAAGTCGCTCGGCAACGGCAGCGACACGGAGCGGATGGACCGGCAGCAGCAGTTCCTCGGTGCGCTGGTCAACAAGGTGCAGAGCGACGGGGTGCTGCTCAACCCGACCAAGCTCTACCCGGTCCTCGACGCGGCGACGAAGGCGATCACGACGGACCCGGGGCTCGACTCGCTGCGGGACCTGTACGACCTCGCGCGGTCGATGCGGGCCATCCCGACGGAGAAGGTGCAGTTCCTCACGGTCCCCCGGCGCCCCTACGCGTACAACGCGAACCGGGACGAACTGGTGCAGCCGGCGGCGAGTCAGCTCTTCAAGCAGCTGCGGGAGGACCGGCCGGTCGCCGTCACGCCCGACGTGGAGAAGGACTCCGGCGGGGGCGGGGCGGACGGGAAGCCCGACGACGCGGACACCCCGACGCCGTCCGTGACGCCGACCTTCACGGGGCGGAACGCGGCGGAAGGAGTGTGCTCCTAG
- a CDS encoding acyl-CoA dehydrogenase family protein, protein MSGSADFDLYRPSEEHDMLRESVRALAEAKIVPFAAAVDEEGRFPQEALDALVANDLHAVHVPETYGGAGADALATVIVIEEVARACGSSSLIPAVNKLGSLPVILSGSEELKHKYLGPLAKGDAMFSYALSEPDAGSDAAGMKTRAVRDGDFWVLNGVKRWITNAGVSEYYTVMAVTDPDKRSKGISAFVVEKSDEGVSFGAPEKKLGIKGSPTREVYLDNVRIPADRMIGAEGTGFATAMKTLDHTRITIAAQAIGIAQGALDYAKGYVKERKQFGKPIADFQGVQFMLADMAMKLEAARQLTYAAAAKSERVDGDLTFFGAAAKCFASDVAMEVTTDAVQLLGGYGYTRDYPVERMMRDAKITQIYEGTNQVQRIVMARNLP, encoded by the coding sequence GTGTCAGGTTCCGCTGATTTCGACCTGTATCGGCCCTCCGAGGAGCACGACATGCTCCGGGAGTCGGTGCGTGCTCTGGCGGAGGCGAAGATCGTGCCGTTCGCCGCGGCGGTGGACGAGGAGGGGCGTTTCCCGCAGGAGGCGCTGGACGCGCTGGTCGCCAACGACCTGCACGCCGTGCACGTCCCGGAGACCTACGGCGGCGCGGGCGCGGACGCGCTGGCCACGGTGATCGTGATCGAGGAGGTCGCCCGTGCCTGCGGCAGTTCCTCGCTGATCCCGGCGGTCAACAAGCTGGGCTCGCTGCCGGTGATCCTCTCCGGCTCCGAGGAGCTCAAGCACAAGTACCTCGGCCCGCTCGCCAAGGGCGACGCGATGTTCTCCTACGCCCTGTCCGAGCCCGACGCGGGCTCCGACGCGGCCGGCATGAAGACCCGCGCGGTACGCGACGGCGACTTCTGGGTCCTCAACGGCGTCAAGCGGTGGATCACCAACGCCGGCGTCTCCGAGTACTACACCGTGATGGCCGTCACCGACCCCGACAAGCGGTCCAAGGGCATCAGCGCCTTCGTGGTGGAGAAGTCCGACGAGGGCGTCTCCTTCGGCGCCCCGGAGAAGAAGCTCGGCATCAAGGGCTCCCCCACCCGCGAGGTCTACCTCGACAACGTCCGCATCCCCGCCGACCGCATGATCGGTGCCGAGGGCACCGGCTTCGCCACCGCCATGAAGACCCTCGACCACACCCGCATCACCATCGCCGCCCAGGCCATCGGCATCGCCCAGGGCGCCCTCGACTACGCCAAGGGCTACGTCAAGGAGCGCAAGCAGTTCGGCAAGCCCATCGCCGACTTCCAGGGCGTCCAGTTCATGCTCGCCGACATGGCCATGAAGCTCGAAGCCGCCCGCCAGCTCACCTACGCGGCCGCCGCCAAGAGTGAGCGCGTCGACGGCGATCTGACCTTCTTCGGCGCCGCCGCCAAGTGCTTCGCCTCCGACGTCGCCATGGAGGTCACCACCGACGCCGTCCAGCTCCTCGGCGGCTACGGCTACACCCGCGACTACCCCGTCGAGCGCATGATGCGCGACGCCAAGATCACCCAGATCTACGAAGGCACCAACCAGGTCCAGCGCATCGTCATGGCCCGCAACCTCCCGTAA
- a CDS encoding acyl-CoA thioesterase, producing the protein MTDQGDIAGKPTSASRTTLSHIMTSHDTNLLGTVHGGVIMKLVDDAAGAVAGRHSGGPAVTASMDEMAFLEPVRVGDLLHVKAQVNWTGRSSMEVGVRVMAERWNESTPATQVGSAYLVFAAVDADGKPRSVPQVIPETEQDKRRNQEAQIRRTHRLARRQAIKELRERRAAEGYED; encoded by the coding sequence ATGACAGATCAGGGCGATATCGCGGGCAAGCCCACCTCCGCCTCCCGCACCACCCTCAGCCACATCATGACCAGCCACGACACCAACCTCCTCGGCACCGTGCACGGCGGCGTGATCATGAAGCTGGTGGACGACGCGGCCGGCGCCGTCGCGGGCCGGCACTCGGGCGGACCCGCGGTCACCGCCTCGATGGACGAGATGGCCTTCCTGGAGCCGGTCAGGGTCGGGGACCTGCTGCACGTGAAGGCCCAGGTCAACTGGACCGGCCGGTCGTCCATGGAGGTCGGCGTACGGGTCATGGCCGAGCGCTGGAACGAGTCCACGCCCGCCACCCAGGTCGGCTCCGCGTACCTGGTCTTCGCCGCGGTCGACGCGGACGGCAAGCCCCGCTCCGTCCCCCAGGTCATCCCGGAGACGGAGCAGGACAAGCGCCGCAACCAGGAGGCCCAGATCCGCCGCACCCACCGCCTGGCCCGCCGCCAGGCCATCAAGGAGCTCCGCGAGCGCCGGGCGGCCGAGGGCTACGAGGACTGA
- a CDS encoding LCP family protein, which produces MDAHSRGRADEIDPADQWVLNPQTGNYELRLDHSAGQPQAPSAPSRPRRSTVPAPAPADTSVGAPVEAPVPGQRRRRVSETGGGGQQPPTSRRKRKQGASRKKKVLLWTGGTMALVLVGGATGAYLIYNELDNNIHVVDPVGAESKGFRKGEAFNVLIIGTDKRTGAGNAGYGDANSPGHADTTILFHVSKDRTNATALSIPRDLMTTIPECQSRQPDGKILTIPGQRQARFNVSLGQDGRDPGCTMRTVKELTGLTVDHFMMVDFNAVKELTTAVGGVKVCVEKAVDDPKSHLKLPAGESVIEGEKALAFVRTRSSFGNKSDLDRIKVQQQFLGSMIRQMKSNETLTSPTKLYDLAQAATDALTVDKGIGSLSKLQDLAKELSGIDTKNIAFATLPVIDNPAEPKPITVVPHPTQAPELFAAMKADTSLTEVKKKSQEAKNAQAQAQAALLKGTRATAAEVRVDVFNGSGIQGAAQSTINWLQNEQGVTRSTNKSNAPEKAAKTMLTYAPNQADQARKLADMMGLPATALKPGTQDAGVREPMTLVLGADFKGAGVPINGPAKAPDVEKVQADKQVCAK; this is translated from the coding sequence GTGGACGCGCACAGCCGTGGACGGGCGGACGAGATCGACCCCGCCGACCAGTGGGTGCTCAACCCGCAGACGGGCAACTACGAACTGCGACTGGACCACTCCGCTGGGCAGCCGCAGGCCCCGTCCGCACCGTCGAGGCCTCGCAGATCCACCGTTCCCGCACCCGCGCCCGCCGACACCTCCGTCGGGGCGCCCGTCGAGGCACCCGTCCCCGGCCAGCGCCGCCGGCGGGTCTCCGAGACGGGCGGGGGCGGCCAGCAGCCGCCCACGAGCCGCCGCAAGCGCAAGCAGGGCGCGTCCCGCAAGAAGAAGGTCCTGCTGTGGACCGGCGGCACGATGGCCCTCGTCCTGGTCGGCGGCGCGACCGGCGCGTACCTGATCTACAACGAGCTCGACAACAACATCCACGTCGTCGACCCGGTGGGCGCCGAGAGCAAGGGCTTCCGCAAGGGCGAGGCCTTCAACGTGCTGATCATCGGCACCGACAAGCGCACCGGCGCGGGCAACGCGGGCTACGGCGACGCCAACAGCCCCGGCCACGCCGACACCACGATCCTCTTCCACGTCTCCAAGGACCGGACGAACGCCACCGCGCTCTCCATCCCGCGCGACCTGATGACGACGATCCCCGAGTGCCAGTCGCGGCAGCCCGACGGCAAGATCCTCACGATCCCCGGCCAGCGGCAGGCCCGCTTCAACGTGAGCCTCGGCCAGGACGGCCGTGACCCCGGCTGCACCATGCGTACGGTCAAGGAGCTGACCGGCCTGACCGTCGACCACTTCATGATGGTCGACTTCAACGCCGTCAAGGAGCTGACCACGGCCGTCGGCGGCGTGAAGGTCTGCGTCGAGAAGGCGGTGGACGACCCCAAGTCGCACCTCAAGCTGCCGGCCGGCGAGTCGGTCATCGAGGGCGAGAAGGCGCTGGCGTTCGTCCGTACCCGCTCCAGCTTCGGCAACAAGAGCGACCTCGACCGGATCAAGGTCCAGCAGCAGTTCCTCGGCTCGATGATCCGGCAGATGAAGTCGAACGAGACGCTCACCAGCCCGACGAAGCTGTACGACCTCGCCCAGGCGGCGACGGACGCGCTCACCGTCGACAAGGGCATAGGGTCGCTCTCCAAGCTCCAGGACCTGGCCAAGGAGCTGTCCGGGATCGACACGAAGAACATCGCGTTCGCGACGCTCCCGGTCATCGACAACCCGGCCGAGCCCAAGCCGATCACCGTGGTGCCGCACCCGACGCAGGCGCCGGAGCTGTTCGCCGCGATGAAGGCCGACACCTCGCTGACCGAGGTGAAGAAGAAGAGCCAGGAAGCCAAGAACGCGCAGGCGCAGGCGCAGGCCGCGCTCCTCAAGGGCACCCGGGCCACCGCCGCCGAGGTGCGCGTCGACGTCTTCAACGGCAGCGGGATCCAGGGCGCGGCCCAGTCGACCATCAACTGGCTGCAGAACGAGCAGGGCGTGACCCGCTCGACCAACAAGAGCAACGCCCCCGAGAAGGCGGCGAAGACGATGCTCACCTATGCACCGAACCAGGCGGATCAGGCCCGCAAGCTCGCGGACATGATGGGGCTGCCGGCGACGGCGCTCAAGCCGGGCACGCAGGACGCCGGGGTACGCGAGCCCATGACGCTCGTTCTTGGTGCCGACTTCAAGGGCGCGGGGGTGCCCATCAACGGTCCGGCGAAGGCGCCGGACGTCGAGAAGGTACAAGCTGACAAGCAGGTGTGCGCCAAGTAG
- a CDS encoding LCP family protein, producing MGQNSVRGEGTRGSVPRARELGWDDELYGAGEATGAGQADAPEEAETSGATTRAERRRGAGGGGAASGGAAAGGGGTEGRAGHRRGARRRPKSGKRKALRWVAITLAVLILGTAGAGYLYYEHLNGNIRSGGRAGGESGVKKAAPNALGDTPLNILLIGSDSRQDEKNIALGGGRNDKDRKPLADVQMLLHVSADRENASIISIPRDTVVPIPECRDKEGTSYPATNNRPINESLQRGGPGCTLTTWESLTGVYIDHWLMVDFAGVVSMADEVGGVPVCVKTGVWDKSNGRVKGGSGLKLPKGTTEVKGEQALQWLRTRHAFGSDQNRAKAQHMYMNGMMKKLQGQNAWTDTGRLMGLAETATNALVVSDELKSVAKLFDLSMQLKNVKLDRLTTATVPTTEYPPNPDAWLQLVPSSAAKMWSMLRDDVALDKNGDKAGTKPKPSASAKPRTAAAAPGSFPVTVSNGTAGTDKAPVEGRAKEIATVLTGKGFTQAGSSQQAQPREDTVVLYPKADGDQGKANAASVAKALGLPESKVRADAKTEGITLVVGADWREGKVFKAPTTKAGDLPEGADDKATCMDVYSVYKWDGKS from the coding sequence GTGGGACAGAACAGCGTGCGTGGGGAGGGAACGCGGGGAAGCGTTCCGCGCGCCCGTGAACTGGGCTGGGACGACGAGCTGTACGGCGCCGGTGAAGCCACCGGTGCCGGGCAGGCCGACGCTCCCGAGGAGGCGGAGACCTCCGGCGCGACGACCCGTGCCGAGCGCCGCCGAGGCGCCGGAGGCGGTGGTGCCGCAAGCGGTGGCGCCGCGGCCGGCGGGGGCGGTACGGAGGGCCGGGCGGGGCACCGTCGCGGCGCCCGCCGGCGGCCCAAGTCCGGCAAGCGCAAGGCGCTGCGCTGGGTGGCGATCACCCTGGCGGTGCTGATACTCGGCACGGCCGGCGCCGGATACCTGTACTACGAGCACCTGAACGGCAACATCCGCAGCGGCGGCCGCGCGGGCGGCGAGAGCGGCGTGAAGAAGGCGGCTCCCAACGCGCTGGGCGACACCCCGCTGAACATCCTGCTGATCGGCTCCGACAGCCGCCAGGACGAGAAGAACATCGCGCTCGGCGGCGGTCGGAACGACAAGGACCGCAAGCCGCTCGCCGACGTGCAGATGCTGCTGCACGTCTCGGCGGACCGCGAGAACGCCTCGATCATCTCCATCCCGCGCGACACCGTCGTCCCGATCCCCGAGTGCCGGGACAAGGAAGGCACGTCCTACCCGGCCACGAACAACCGGCCGATCAACGAGAGCCTCCAGCGCGGCGGCCCCGGCTGCACCCTCACCACCTGGGAGAGCCTCACCGGGGTCTACATCGACCACTGGCTGATGGTCGACTTCGCCGGTGTGGTGTCCATGGCGGACGAGGTCGGCGGTGTTCCGGTCTGTGTGAAGACCGGCGTGTGGGACAAGTCGAACGGGCGCGTGAAGGGCGGCTCCGGCCTCAAGCTGCCGAAGGGCACCACCGAGGTCAAGGGTGAGCAGGCCCTCCAGTGGCTGCGCACCCGGCACGCGTTCGGCAGCGACCAGAACCGCGCCAAGGCCCAGCACATGTACATGAACGGGATGATGAAGAAGCTCCAGGGCCAGAACGCCTGGACCGACACCGGACGGCTGATGGGCCTGGCCGAGACGGCCACGAACGCCCTCGTGGTCTCCGACGAGCTGAAGTCGGTGGCGAAGCTCTTCGACCTGTCGATGCAGCTGAAGAACGTCAAGCTCGACCGCCTCACCACGGCCACGGTCCCGACCACCGAGTACCCGCCGAACCCCGACGCGTGGCTCCAGCTCGTCCCGTCCTCGGCCGCCAAGATGTGGTCGATGCTCCGCGACGACGTCGCCCTCGACAAGAACGGCGACAAGGCGGGCACCAAGCCGAAGCCCTCGGCGTCCGCGAAGCCCAGGACGGCGGCCGCCGCACCGGGCTCCTTCCCGGTCACCGTCTCCAACGGCACCGCGGGCACCGACAAGGCGCCCGTCGAGGGCCGCGCCAAGGAGATCGCCACGGTCCTCACGGGCAAGGGCTTCACCCAGGCCGGCTCCTCCCAGCAGGCGCAGCCCCGCGAGGACACGGTCGTCCTCTACCCGAAGGCCGACGGCGACCAGGGCAAGGCGAACGCCGCGTCCGTGGCGAAGGCCCTCGGACTGCCGGAGTCCAAGGTCAGGGCCGACGCGAAGACGGAGGGCATCACGCTCGTCGTCGGCGCGGACTGGCGCGAGGGCAAGGTCTTCAAGGCGCCGACGACGAAGGCGGGCGACCTGCCGGAGGGCGCCGACGACAAGGCGACCTGCATGGACGTCTACTCCGTCTACAAGTGGGACGGGAAGAGCTGA
- a CDS encoding LCP family protein: MRMATALSVTVLAAGGVGHALVTGLDTGITRVDPFKDMKNRPQAGHGMNVLVVGTDGRDRITPEEKAKYRLGGAPCHCTDTVMLVHISEDRDRASVVSLPRDSYAEMPEHTDLNSGRKHHAHPVKLNAAYAEGGPSLTVRTVESMTGVKIDHYLEVDFTSFMRTVDAVGGVQICTTRPVKDAYTGLDLAAGTHELDGGQALQYVRSRHIDGAADIGRMQRQQRFLAALIDRMTSGGVLFNPVRFREVATTMLSSVRADQDFGTDQLLALAKAMRGFTPASSEFVSVPVGDMSFPVKGIGSTVKWDAAKAQKLFQALREDRPLAPAAPAASSAKAPKDVVVDVPPRTVRVQVYNGTRTDGLGRKVDDALRGTGFDTTRTPMTSAGQERARTVVEYDPRWDRSAKTLAAALPGAELKPVAGRGGTLRVTVGSDYKGVRGVRAEDAGRGGPFEAVTGDRVVCP, from the coding sequence ATGCGGATGGCGACGGCGCTCTCCGTGACGGTCCTGGCGGCGGGGGGTGTCGGGCATGCCCTGGTGACGGGTCTCGACACCGGGATCACCCGGGTCGACCCGTTCAAGGACATGAAGAACCGGCCGCAGGCCGGGCACGGGATGAACGTCCTGGTGGTGGGCACCGACGGCCGGGACCGGATCACCCCCGAGGAGAAGGCGAAGTACCGGCTGGGCGGGGCGCCCTGCCACTGCACCGACACCGTGATGCTGGTCCACATCTCGGAGGACCGGGACCGGGCCAGCGTGGTGAGCCTGCCCCGTGACTCGTACGCCGAGATGCCCGAGCACACGGACCTCAACAGCGGCCGGAAGCACCACGCGCACCCGGTGAAGCTGAACGCCGCCTACGCCGAGGGCGGGCCTTCGCTGACCGTGCGGACCGTCGAGTCGATGACCGGGGTCAAGATCGACCACTATTTGGAGGTCGACTTCACCAGCTTCATGCGGACGGTGGACGCGGTCGGCGGGGTGCAGATCTGTACGACCCGGCCGGTCAAGGACGCGTACACGGGACTCGACCTCGCGGCCGGCACCCATGAGCTGGACGGCGGTCAGGCCCTGCAGTACGTGCGCTCGCGGCACATCGACGGGGCCGCGGACATCGGGCGGATGCAGCGGCAGCAGCGGTTCCTGGCGGCCCTGATCGACCGCATGACCAGCGGCGGGGTGCTGTTCAACCCGGTGCGGTTCCGTGAGGTCGCCACGACGATGCTCAGCTCCGTACGGGCCGACCAGGACTTCGGTACGGATCAGCTGCTGGCGCTGGCCAAGGCGATGCGCGGCTTCACGCCCGCCTCGTCGGAGTTCGTGTCGGTGCCCGTCGGGGACATGAGCTTCCCGGTGAAGGGGATCGGGTCGACGGTGAAGTGGGACGCGGCGAAGGCGCAGAAGCTGTTCCAGGCACTGCGGGAGGACCGGCCGCTGGCGCCGGCCGCACCCGCGGCGTCGTCCGCGAAGGCGCCGAAGGACGTGGTGGTGGACGTGCCGCCGCGGACCGTGCGGGTCCAGGTCTACAACGGGACCCGCACGGACGGGCTCGGCCGCAAGGTGGACGACGCGCTGCGCGGCACGGGCTTCGACACCACTCGCACGCCGATGACCTCGGCCGGGCAGGAGCGGGCGCGGACCGTGGTGGAGTACGACCCGCGCTGGGACCGCTCGGCGAAGACGCTGGCCGCGGCGCTGCCGGGGGCGGAGCTGAAGCCGGTGGCGGGGCGGGGCGGGACGCTGCGGGTGACGGTGGGGTCGGACTACAAGGGGGTGCGGGGCGTGCGGGCGGAGGACGCGGGGCGCGGTGGGCCGTTCGAGGCGGTCACCGGGGACCGGGTGGTGTGCCCGTGA
- a CDS encoding TIGR03089 family protein — translation MNASDRTPADLLRSALAADPARPLVTFYDDATGERVELSVATFANWVAKTANLLQGELSASPGDRLALLLPAHWQTAVWLLACSSVGVTVEVGGDPAGADLVVAGPDTLEAGRACSGERIALSLAPLGRRFPAVPAGYADYAVEVPSQGDRFAPFVPVDPDAPALVVGGTERSGAQLVEQARADAEALGLAPGARLLSGLGYEDWQGLSTGLYAPLAAGGSVVLCRHLDRLAPGGLEKRVESERVTTTLATA, via the coding sequence GTGAACGCAAGCGACCGCACCCCCGCCGACCTGCTGCGATCCGCGCTCGCCGCGGACCCCGCCCGCCCCTTGGTCACCTTCTACGACGACGCCACCGGTGAGCGGGTGGAATTGTCCGTCGCCACCTTCGCCAATTGGGTGGCCAAGACGGCCAACCTGCTCCAGGGCGAACTGTCCGCGTCGCCCGGCGACCGGCTCGCCCTGCTGCTGCCCGCGCACTGGCAGACCGCCGTCTGGCTGCTCGCCTGCTCGTCCGTCGGGGTGACCGTGGAGGTCGGCGGCGATCCGGCCGGCGCGGACCTCGTGGTGGCGGGGCCGGACACGCTGGAGGCGGGTCGCGCCTGCTCCGGGGAGCGGATCGCGCTCTCGCTTGCCCCGCTGGGCCGCCGCTTCCCGGCCGTGCCCGCCGGTTACGCGGACTACGCCGTCGAGGTGCCGAGCCAGGGGGACCGGTTCGCCCCGTTCGTTCCGGTCGATCCGGACGCGCCCGCGCTCGTGGTCGGCGGTACGGAACGCAGCGGCGCGCAGCTCGTCGAGCAGGCCCGGGCGGACGCGGAGGCCCTCGGCCTCGCCCCCGGCGCCCGGCTGCTCTCCGGGCTGGGCTACGAGGACTGGCAGGGCCTGTCGACCGGCCTGTACGCCCCGCTGGCCGCGGGCGGCTCCGTGGTCCTCTGCCGTCATCTGGACCGGCTCGCCCCCGGGGGCCTGGAGAAGCGGGTGGAGAGCGAGCGGGTGACGACCACCCTCGCCACCGCCTGA